Genomic segment of Dactylococcopsis salina PCC 8305:
ACGATTATTTTGCGTGGCTAATTTTTCTAATCTTGCCCATAAATGAGGAGGAATTTTATCTAAAATAAGTTGTGCCATATTTTTTGCAATTAGCAAAGATAATTGTACTTATTTTTATAATACCATAACTTTAAAGATCAAGAAACTGAAAAAATCTTTGAACGTACTTGATCGCGAAAACTTCCTTTAGAAATTCAGCAAGTAGCCCTGCGAAAGTTGCGAATGTTAAACCGCTAGCTTATTTCTT
This window contains:
- a CDS encoding FitA-like ribbon-helix-helix domain-containing protein, with the protein product MAQLILDKIPPHLWARLEKLATQNNRSVEAEATELLA